The Argopecten irradians isolate NY chromosome 6, Ai_NY, whole genome shotgun sequence genome has a window encoding:
- the LOC138325865 gene encoding ADP-ribosylation factor-related protein 1-like — MYTLLSGLWKYMFQKDEFNVSILGLDNAGKSTYLEQTKTKFTKDYKGLSLSKITTTVGLNIGKIDIGHVRLNFWDLGGQEELQSLWDKYYAESHAVIYIIDSSDLERIDESKEAFDKMVINDSLKEVPILVLANKQDLDGCMRVIEVKKVFNTSAPLIGHRDCKMLGTSALKGDGVHEGIEWLTECIKRNAMNRPPLQKDIT; from the exons ATGtatacattactgtcaggtctGTGGAAATACATGTTTCAAAAAGACGAATTTAATGTTTCTATTTTGGGACTCGATAATGCAGGGAAAagt aCATACTTGGAACAGACAAAGACAAAGTTTACTAAAGACTACAAAGGATTATCATTGTCTAAAATCACAACCACAGTGGGCCTAAATA ttgGAAAAATAGATATTGGACATGTTCGTCTAAACTTCTGGGACTTGGGTGGTCAGGAGGAACTACAATCTCTATGGGATAAG TATTATGCCGAGTCACatgctgttatatatataattgactCGTCCGACCTTGAAAGGATCGATGAATCTAAAGAAGCCTTTG ATAAAATGGTAATTAACGACTCCCTGAAAGAAGTACCAATACTTGTGCTGGCTAATAAACAGGATTTAGAT GGCTGTATGCGAGTGATCGAGGTGAAGAAAGTGTTTAACACTAGTGCTCCATTGATTGGTCACAGGGATTGTAAAATGCTTGGAACATCGGCTCTTAAAGG AGATGGAGTACATGAGGGAATTGAATGGCTTACAGAATGTATAAAAAGGAATGCTATGAACAGACCTCCACTACAGAAGGACATCACGTGA